A single Mus caroli chromosome 15, CAROLI_EIJ_v1.1, whole genome shotgun sequence DNA region contains:
- the LOC110310870 gene encoding c-Myc-binding protein-like, which produces MAHYKAADSKREQFRRYLEKLWVLDTLTKVLVALYEEPEKPTSALDFLKHHLGAATPENPEIELLFLELAEMKEKYEAAVEENKKLKAKLVQYEPPQEEKRAE; this is translated from the coding sequence ATGGCTCATTACAAAGCCGCCGACTCCAAGCGCGAGCAGTTCCGGAGGTACTTGGAGAAGTTGTGGGTGCTGGACACGCTGACGAAAGTGTTGGTAGCCTTATATGAAGAACCAGAGAAGCCCACCAGTGCTCTGGATTTTTTAAAGCATCACTTAGGAGCTGCTACCCCGGAAAACCCAGAAATAGAGCTGCTTTTCCTAGAATTggcagaaatgaaagagaaatatgaagctgctgtagaagaaaataaaaaactgaaagcaaagcTTGTTCAGTATGAACCACCTCAGGAGGAGAAGCGTGCGGAATAG